The Sulfurospirillum tamanense DNA segment ATATCCAAAAAAGCAGCTGTGGCGAGCCTTTACATGTAAAGCATCCAAAATCCCATATTAAAATCTATCTCCCCTCTATTCCCTACACATACGTATCGCGCCTCATAAACGGCTCTTTACTTAGAGTGAGCGACAATGAAAACGGGTGGGAATACATGATGGCTACTGAAATTTCACAAATCGACGCGTTCACCCATGATGTAACCTTGCGTCAAAATGTAAAATTCCAAGATGGTTCGTCATTTGATGCCAAAAACGTTGTAAGGAATTTTGAACAATTCATCGCTCATCCTTTCACCTACACCGATATCCACAATAGATTAAAAAGCATTGAATATATTGATCAATACAAAGTCCGTTTTCATCTTTTAAAACCCTATGGAATGTTTTTGCATGATTTGGCAAGCATTAATCTCTACAGCAATGCATATTTAGATAAATTTGGCTGGAGGGGAGACGCTACGGGTGATAGCATGGTTGAACCTGGAGTTTACGGATTGGGGCCTTATATCTTACACCAAGGTTACGCAACTGGCAGAAAACAGACAAAAGAAGTCGTCCTAAAGGCAAATCCGCACTATTATGAAGCCAATAAACCCTACATTCAAACTATCACTATTTTTACTGAGTTAAACTTTGACAGTGCAGTAGATTGGGCGCTCAATAAAGAGGGCATTTTAGACATAGCTCCTTTGCCATTCAATAAAAAGGCTGAAGCGGTTCTATCGCCCTATTCAAAACTCTTTACAAGCCCCTCCTTGCATAACTACACAATCTATTTTAATATGCTAAAACCTAATGGTGTCTTTAAAGACAAATCGATTCGTCAAGCCCTTAATCGTGCAATTAACCATGCGAATTTACTCAACTTTGTATATAAGAAAGAAGGGGAAATCTCACCTTCGGCCGCATCAATAAATTTTGTAGCCATAAAAAAGAGTGCAAAACTCCTAAGACCAGAATCAGCATTAGAACAAAAGGAAAAAAAAGAGCTTCGTTCCATACTTAATGGACTCACGCTAAATGTCTTAACCCAAGATAGGTTTATGTTTTTATGGCGGGGAATTGAGTATCAACTCCTGCCATATGGGGTGAAGCTTAATTTCACCGTCACTCAAAGCGAAAAAAATATTTATGAAAATTTACTCACAAACCGTGACAAGCCAAAGGATTGGGATATTCTCACATGGGGAAATGATGATTGGTATGGTAATCATCCTTGGACGGTATTTTTCGCGTATCGCCCAGGAAGCGAATGGTCAATGATTCAAGAGGATAAAAAAATGTCATCCCTTTTGGAAAATCTTTTTATGACCTCACTAGAAAATTTAGCATATGATAACACCATTGCCTCCATCATCTCTCATGCTCAAAAT contains these protein-coding regions:
- a CDS encoding ABC transporter substrate-binding protein, which codes for MATEISQIDAFTHDVTLRQNVKFQDGSSFDAKNVVRNFEQFIAHPFTYTDIHNRLKSIEYIDQYKVRFHLLKPYGMFLHDLASINLYSNAYLDKFGWRGDATGDSMVEPGVYGLGPYILHQGYATGRKQTKEVVLKANPHYYEANKPYIQTITIFTELNFDSAVDWALNKEGILDIAPLPFNKKAEAVLSPYSKLFTSPSLHNYTIYFNMLKPNGVFKDKSIRQALNRAINHANLLNFVYKKEGEISPSAASINFVAIKKSAKLLRPESALEQKEKKELRSILNGLTLNVLTQDRFMFLWRGIEYQLLPYGVKLNFTVTQSEKNIYENLLTNRDKPKDWDILTWGNDDWYGNHPWTVFFAYRPGSEWSMIQEDKKMSSLLENLFMTSLENLAYDNTIASIISHAQNEAYLLKVPSPHLVLALNKELLYTPSKSAIMPLWEAKISNLHWSVREGEYPKACQEPFMPKRLLQ